Proteins encoded within one genomic window of Salipaludibacillus agaradhaerens:
- a CDS encoding AtpZ/AtpI family protein, which produces MTRPSKQRQFIRAFALMSTLTSYIVGAVLLSVFGGRWLDQRFDGGGLYLVISLLAGFITAAYGIVKAVQQFMGDDSS; this is translated from the coding sequence ATGACACGACCTTCCAAACAACGCCAATTCATAAGGGCTTTTGCACTAATGTCCACATTGACATCATACATTGTTGGTGCGGTTTTATTGAGTGTGTTTGGTGGTAGATGGTTGGACCAGCGTTTCGATGGAGGTGGGCTGTACCTCGTAATAAGCCTTCTTGCCGGTTTTATTACAGCGGCATATGGAATAGTGAAAGCTGTTCAGCAATTTATGGGAGACGATTCGTCATGA